One window from the genome of Lentibacillus daqui encodes:
- a CDS encoding L-ribulose-5-phosphate 4-epimerase, which yields MLEQLKQEVYEANMLLQKYNLVTFTWGNVSGMDREKNLFVIKPSGVAYEALAPEHMVVVDLNGNVVEGDLNPSSDTPTHLVLYKHFSNIKGIVHTHSPWAVTFAQAGIDLPPAGTTHADTFYGPVPVTRKMKASEVRNDYEKQTGDVIVETFEKRNMDPDQVPAALVNDHGPFTWGKSAYDAIQHAVVLEEVAKMTYHTIQLNSNDITMDSYLLDKHFLRKHGKNAYYGQK from the coding sequence ATGTTAGAACAGTTAAAACAGGAAGTTTATGAAGCTAATATGCTACTGCAAAAATACAACCTTGTAACGTTCACGTGGGGAAATGTCAGCGGAATGGACCGCGAGAAGAATTTGTTTGTCATTAAACCGAGCGGCGTCGCGTACGAAGCGTTAGCACCGGAGCATATGGTTGTGGTTGATTTGAACGGTAATGTCGTTGAAGGTGATTTAAACCCGTCCAGTGACACGCCAACACATCTTGTTTTGTATAAACACTTTTCAAATATAAAAGGAATTGTCCATACCCATTCCCCATGGGCTGTTACATTTGCCCAAGCTGGCATCGATTTACCGCCCGCAGGAACAACCCATGCTGACACGTTTTATGGTCCCGTTCCAGTAACAAGAAAAATGAAAGCATCTGAGGTTAGGAACGATTATGAAAAACAAACCGGAGATGTCATTGTGGAAACATTTGAGAAGCGAAACATGGATCCCGATCAAGTGCCAGCTGCTCTAGTCAATGATCATGGTCCTTTTACATGGGGAAAATCTGCCTATGATGCCATTCAACATGCAGTCGTGTTGGAAGAGGTAGCCAAAATGACTTACCACACGATACAATTAAATTCGAATGATATTACAATGGACTCCTATCTCTTGGACAAACACTTTTTAAGAAAGCATGGCAAAAATGCTTACTACGGTCAAAAATAA